In the genome of Nycticebus coucang isolate mNycCou1 chromosome 12, mNycCou1.pri, whole genome shotgun sequence, one region contains:
- the CHP2 gene encoding calcineurin B homologous protein 2, which translates to MGSRSSRAAVIPDVDIIRRETGFSQASLLRLYQRFRALDRSEKGYLSRMDLQQIGALAVNPLGDRIIDSFFPDGSQRVDFAGFVRVLAHFRPVEDEDTWIRDSKQPEPLNSRMNKLRFAFQLYDLDRDGKISRQEMLQVLRLMVGVQVTEEQLESIADRTVQEADEDGDGAVSFLEFTKSLEKMNIEQKMSIRILK; encoded by the exons ATGGGCTCGCGCAGCTCCCGCGCCGCGGTCATCCCCGACGTGGACATCATTCGGCGGGAGACAGGCT TCTCGCAGGCCAGTCTGCTCCGCCTGTACCAGCGGTTCCGGGCACTGGACAGGAGCGAGAAGGGCTACCTGAG CCGCATGGATCTCCAACAGATTGGGGCGCTGGCTGTGAACCCCCTGGGAGACCGCATTATAGACAGCTTCTTCCCGGACGG GAGTCAGCGAGTGGATTTCGCAGGCTTCGTCAGGGTCCTGGCTCATTTTCGACCTGTAGAAGATGAGGACACGTGGATCCGGGACTCCAAGCAACCGGAACCCCTCAACAGCAGAATGAACAAGCTTCGCT TTGCATTTCAGCTCTATGACCTGGATCGGGATGGAAAGATCTCCAGGCAGGAGATGCTACAG GTTCTCCGGCTGATGGTTGGGGTACAGGTGACAGAAGAGCAGCTGGAGAGCATTGCTGACCGCACAGTGCAGGAGGCCGACGAAGATGGGGATGGGGCTGTGTCCTTTCTGGAGTTCACCAAG TCCTTAGAGAAGATGAACATTGAGCAAAAAATGAGCATCCGGATCCTGAAGTGA